A genomic window from Gemmatimonadaceae bacterium includes:
- a CDS encoding HD-GYP domain-containing protein: MKKRVIAYVYGITLAAAGVLFALHSMSPVVDLDLLGGVLILAVVAAAMAFFSYQVRGSTIGAASFLPYLTAVVLYPSWGTTIAIGLGATVAELMKKKLPIQRVFNASQLILAAGLSSLLYVRVGGVALQVDDTFRFGPHAAAVLSFFLVNTGAVAGVISLAENKPFWKTWYEGNVRGLFWDVASMPLVYAFARVYVDWSYWGIIVLSSLIVMARYGYQAFWGLERTNEELLNLFVQTVEFRDPYTSGHSQRVKKYSLIIADILGLPEKQIEQIGTAALLHDVGKIHEIFAPILSKPGRLTPDERAIMELHPIKSCELVEKISSLKDKKIHIDVRHHHENWDGTGYPDQKKGKDIPLASRIIMFADTIDAMTTDRPYRKALGEADVKAELMKYRGIQFDPEICDKLISSPDFYRLFDKSDSGHVRSLTQRIEKLVRTRMKTPAVA, from the coding sequence ATGAAGAAACGCGTCATAGCATATGTCTATGGGATCACGCTTGCTGCGGCAGGCGTGCTCTTTGCGCTTCATTCAATGTCACCCGTCGTGGATCTCGACCTACTCGGTGGCGTGCTGATTCTCGCGGTAGTGGCTGCCGCGATGGCGTTCTTCAGCTACCAAGTTCGTGGAAGTACGATCGGTGCGGCTTCTTTCCTTCCTTATCTCACCGCCGTCGTACTTTATCCCTCCTGGGGCACCACGATCGCTATCGGTCTTGGTGCGACAGTAGCGGAATTGATGAAGAAGAAGCTGCCGATTCAGCGTGTATTCAACGCGTCGCAGCTCATTCTCGCCGCTGGACTTAGCAGTCTGCTCTATGTGCGCGTTGGCGGCGTAGCCCTGCAAGTGGATGATACTTTCCGCTTTGGGCCGCACGCAGCGGCGGTTCTCTCATTCTTTCTAGTCAATACGGGTGCCGTCGCCGGCGTAATCAGTCTGGCTGAAAACAAGCCTTTCTGGAAAACCTGGTACGAAGGGAATGTAAGAGGGCTGTTCTGGGACGTCGCATCGATGCCTCTCGTGTACGCGTTCGCGAGAGTCTACGTCGATTGGAGTTACTGGGGCATCATCGTTCTATCCTCACTTATCGTGATGGCCCGTTATGGCTATCAGGCATTCTGGGGACTGGAGCGTACCAACGAAGAGCTTCTTAATCTCTTCGTTCAGACGGTCGAATTCCGAGACCCGTATACTTCAGGCCATTCGCAGCGGGTCAAGAAGTACTCGCTAATCATCGCGGATATCCTCGGATTGCCTGAAAAGCAGATTGAGCAGATTGGAACGGCTGCTCTTTTGCACGACGTCGGAAAGATCCATGAGATCTTCGCGCCCATTCTGTCGAAGCCAGGTCGGCTGACACCGGATGAGCGCGCGATCATGGAGTTGCACCCGATCAAGAGCTGTGAGCTCGTCGAGAAGATCTCGAGTCTAAAGGACAAGAAGATCCACATCGACGTCAGGCACCATCACGAGAATTGGGATGGTACCGGATACCCCGATCAGAAGAAGGGCAAAGACATTCCGTTGGCGTCCCGCATCATCATGTTTGCAGATACGATCGATGCGATGACGACGGATCGTCCATATCGAAAGGCGCTTGGAGAAGCAGACGTTAAGGCCGAACTGATGAAGTATCGCGGCATTCAGTTCGATCCCGAGATCTGCGACAAGCTGATTAGCTCGCCGGACTTCTACCGCCTCTTTGACAAAAGTGATTCCGGGCATGTCCGATCACTAACGCAGAGGATCGAGAAGCTAGTTCGAACTCGGATGAAGACGCCTGCTGTGGCGTAA
- a CDS encoding protein kinase translates to MADAPDLAQALAPTYRLERELGGGGMSRVFVAVETALNRRVAIKVVPVDGGAQAVERFRREISTAAQLQHPHIVPVLTAGEANGVPWFAMPYVAGESLRARIAGQGALPVAEATKILRDIAQALAYAHAQGFVHRDIKPDNVLLADGAAVVTDFGVAKALSSATNAPNTTALTGAGMALGTPAYMAPEQVSADPQLDHRADLYAWGCVAYELLTGSTPFGNRAPSAIYAAHITEAPKPVRATRADVPESLARLVEQCLAKMPGDRPQSARELLAVIDGIATPAAIVASATKSTPRGLMVLPLVALLLAAGWWWRSGTAAPAVAAATDRSIVVLPFDNAARDTAQEYFADGVTEDLIGKLAESGMRVIGRNTAFSFKGKHPTPQEAGRATGVATVLTGAVRRSGQQVRISAELARAGDNSVLWSFSAERSNAEIVELQRDIVDSIAKRIVGLAGDHQGGRRLVDPRSYDLVLRARYAVNSLSRDGLDRGLALYDSALTIDATLVDALIGKAFVYSALSDGFEHPNAVMPKASEFIGRAMSIDSTRADVLAAAATHTAGYAFDWSRAQQLVAAARRRDPLSIRAMFAQYMVHTSQANVPAAMALLDSMVKVDPLDPLPALNQIYLPVMMGDRVSAERAWARAPDFVKSVTYGDVGAAMVPLVSGRHAEALQIATAQEPTIGHPSSIGIIALARMGRGAEARTRLQAAERAWERSYSPPEMIAWAAAEVGDTTAMYKWLEIGNRERSAWRLFIGIFGGKIGSHRAEPHYQALLTSYGIKGLPPTP, encoded by the coding sequence ATGGCCGACGCGCCCGATCTCGCCCAAGCCCTCGCCCCCACCTACCGCCTCGAACGCGAGCTCGGTGGCGGGGGCATGTCGCGCGTGTTCGTGGCTGTGGAGACCGCGCTCAACCGCCGCGTCGCCATCAAGGTCGTGCCCGTTGATGGCGGGGCCCAGGCGGTCGAGCGCTTCCGTCGCGAGATCAGCACCGCGGCCCAATTGCAGCACCCCCACATCGTCCCCGTGCTCACCGCCGGCGAGGCGAATGGGGTACCGTGGTTCGCCATGCCCTACGTGGCCGGTGAGTCGCTCCGGGCGCGCATCGCAGGGCAGGGCGCCCTTCCGGTCGCCGAGGCGACCAAGATCCTGCGCGATATCGCCCAGGCGCTCGCCTACGCGCACGCGCAGGGCTTCGTGCACCGCGACATCAAGCCGGACAACGTGCTCCTCGCCGACGGCGCGGCGGTGGTGACGGATTTCGGCGTGGCAAAGGCGCTCTCGAGCGCTACCAACGCGCCGAACACGACCGCGCTCACCGGCGCCGGCATGGCCCTCGGCACGCCCGCCTACATGGCGCCGGAGCAGGTGAGTGCCGATCCGCAACTCGATCATCGCGCGGATCTGTACGCGTGGGGCTGCGTGGCGTATGAGCTGCTCACGGGCAGCACGCCATTCGGCAATCGGGCGCCGAGCGCGATCTACGCCGCGCACATCACGGAAGCGCCAAAGCCAGTGCGCGCGACGCGCGCCGACGTGCCGGAGTCGCTGGCGCGGCTGGTGGAGCAGTGCTTGGCCAAGATGCCGGGTGATCGGCCCCAGTCCGCGCGCGAGCTGCTGGCGGTAATCGATGGCATCGCGACCCCCGCGGCGATCGTGGCGTCCGCGACAAAATCGACGCCTCGCGGGTTAATGGTCCTGCCGCTGGTCGCCCTGCTACTCGCCGCGGGCTGGTGGTGGCGCTCCGGAACCGCGGCGCCGGCCGTCGCTGCCGCAACCGATCGGTCCATCGTGGTCCTTCCGTTCGACAACGCCGCGCGCGACACGGCGCAGGAGTACTTCGCCGACGGTGTCACCGAGGATCTCATCGGTAAACTGGCCGAGTCGGGGATGCGGGTGATCGGACGGAACACCGCCTTCTCGTTCAAGGGCAAGCACCCGACGCCGCAGGAGGCCGGGCGTGCCACCGGCGTCGCCACCGTGCTGACCGGCGCCGTGCGACGCAGTGGCCAACAGGTACGCATCTCCGCTGAACTCGCCCGCGCGGGCGACAACTCGGTGCTCTGGAGCTTTAGCGCCGAGCGATCGAACGCGGAGATCGTGGAGCTGCAGCGGGATATCGTCGACTCCATCGCCAAGCGGATTGTCGGGTTGGCGGGCGACCATCAAGGCGGCCGACGACTCGTCGATCCGCGCAGCTACGACCTCGTGCTTCGCGCTCGGTATGCGGTCAACAGCCTTTCGCGAGACGGGTTGGATCGGGGACTCGCCCTCTACGACAGTGCACTGACGATCGATGCCACTCTGGTCGACGCGCTGATCGGCAAGGCATTTGTCTACAGTGCGCTCTCGGACGGCTTCGAGCACCCGAACGCGGTGATGCCAAAGGCCTCCGAGTTTATCGGTCGAGCGATGTCAATCGACAGCACGCGCGCCGACGTGCTCGCCGCCGCGGCAACCCATACCGCGGGCTATGCGTTCGATTGGTCGCGAGCGCAGCAGCTGGTGGCCGCAGCACGCCGTCGCGACCCCCTCTCGATCCGGGCGATGTTCGCGCAATACATGGTGCACACGTCGCAGGCGAACGTGCCCGCCGCCATGGCGCTCCTCGATTCGATGGTGAAGGTCGACCCGTTGGATCCGCTGCCGGCGCTGAATCAGATCTATCTGCCCGTCATGATGGGCGACCGTGTGTCCGCGGAGCGCGCGTGGGCGCGCGCGCCGGACTTCGTGAAATCCGTGACCTACGGGGACGTCGGTGCAGCGATGGTGCCGTTGGTGAGCGGTCGCCATGCGGAGGCCCTGCAGATTGCCACGGCGCAGGAGCCCACGATCGGGCACCCCTCGTCGATCGGCATCATCGCGCTCGCGCGCATGGGCCGTGGCGCCGAGGCCCGAACTCGGCTGCAGGCCGCCGAGCGCGCGTGGGAGCGCAGCTACTCGCCGCCCGAGATGATCGCGTGGGCCGCCGCCGAAGTCGGCGACACCACCGCGATGTACAAGTGGCTCGAGATCGGAAACCGCGAGCGGTCAGCCTGGCGTCTCTTCATCGGGATTTTTGGCGGGAAGATCGGGAGTCACCGCGCTGAGCCTCACTATCAGGCGCTGCTCACGAGCTACGGCATCAAGGGCCTGCCGCCGACGCCCTGA
- the argF gene encoding ornithine carbamoyltransferase: protein MHAPPPRANRPHRDFLNIADFSPAETFALLDLAERMRTGGYDKKPLAGKALAMLFMKSSTRTRMSFEVGALQLGGSAHFLSPRDVQIGRGEPIADTARVLSRYVHGIMIRTFAHQDAVDLAADADVPVINGLTDLSHPCQILADILTVHQHRGTIRGKTVAWIGDGNNMANSWIEAAAHLGFTLTIACPEGFEPDEQFLALAREKAADVRLLRDPREAVAGADVVTTDVWASMGQEEEQAKRALAFALYQVDDTLMELAAPHAIFLHCLPAHRGEEVTASVIDGPQSVVWDEAENRLHIQKAIMAVLMGNETL from the coding sequence ATGCACGCACCGCCGCCGCGGGCCAATCGGCCCCATCGCGACTTCCTCAACATCGCCGACTTCTCGCCGGCCGAAACGTTTGCGCTGCTCGATCTCGCCGAGCGGATGCGAACCGGCGGCTACGACAAGAAGCCGCTCGCCGGCAAGGCGCTCGCGATGCTGTTCATGAAGTCGTCCACGCGGACGCGCATGAGCTTCGAAGTGGGGGCGCTGCAGTTGGGCGGGTCGGCGCACTTCCTGTCGCCGCGTGACGTACAGATCGGCCGCGGGGAGCCCATCGCCGATACGGCCCGCGTGCTGTCGCGCTACGTGCATGGCATCATGATCCGCACCTTCGCGCATCAGGACGCGGTGGATCTGGCGGCCGACGCCGATGTGCCGGTGATCAACGGCCTCACCGATCTGTCGCACCCCTGTCAGATCCTCGCCGATATCCTCACCGTGCACCAGCACCGCGGCACCATCCGCGGCAAGACAGTGGCATGGATTGGCGACGGCAACAACATGGCCAACTCGTGGATCGAGGCGGCCGCGCACCTGGGCTTCACGCTCACGATCGCGTGCCCCGAGGGCTTCGAGCCCGACGAGCAGTTCCTCGCGCTCGCCCGCGAAAAGGCCGCCGATGTGCGCCTGCTCCGCGACCCGCGAGAGGCGGTGGCCGGCGCCGATGTCGTGACCACCGACGTGTGGGCGTCGATGGGGCAGGAGGAGGAGCAGGCCAAGCGCGCGCTGGCGTTCGCGCTCTATCAGGTGGACGACACGCTCATGGAACTCGCCGCCCCCCACGCGATCTTTCTCCACTGCCTCCCCGCGCACCGCGGCGAAGAGGTCACCGCCAGCGTCATCGACGGCCCGCAGAGCGTGGTCTGGGATGAAGCCGAGAATCGCCTGCACATCCAGAAGGCGATCATGGCGGTGCTCATGGGAAACGAAACGCTGTAA
- a CDS encoding sigma-54 dependent transcriptional regulator, with amino-acid sequence MSTRARPSAARGGAEEHATQPVAILMTDVEPAIRLNAALEQLGVETVAISPMDDVRGDLRRAHPSVLVLTGALLDPANIALVRQLLWDNVTVIGFTDVVDPVMNERLRDVGYAETWAKPIVIDEVVDSIRRRLDRQRLARITGLVGESAPVQEVLVKVEQIAPVTSTVLIEGESGTGKELVARAIHRLSPRRGKPFIAVNVGALPETLLESELFGHEKGSFTGAAERRLGRFELADTGTLFLDEIGEIPSSTQVKLLRVLEEREVTRVGGTGSIPVDVRVVAATNRPLREHVEEGSFRADLFYRLNVLSVYLPPLRERRDDIPLLVRRFVSEFSAMHDREFQGISAEALGLLVEYHWPGNVRELRNLIESMVVLAHGREIVADDIPRAIRDGGGRRLLPVHVGPVVREGERAQGRELEFIVRSLVELKLQVEELRRRMDVETRAGAPLWAEAGAMGRAVSGNATGLTEVLPPVPYGVVRGIEPRDQTPPPTVITLGPGMTMAEIERVAIQTALRNTGGNRRKAAELLGIGERTLYRKLREYEGETGDLGEGPLDEA; translated from the coding sequence GTGAGCACACGCGCTCGCCCGTCTGCCGCTCGCGGCGGCGCGGAAGAGCACGCGACGCAACCCGTCGCGATTCTGATGACCGACGTGGAGCCGGCCATCCGGCTCAACGCGGCGCTCGAGCAGCTCGGCGTGGAGACCGTCGCCATCTCGCCGATGGATGATGTGCGTGGCGATCTTCGGCGCGCGCATCCCTCGGTGCTGGTCCTCACCGGCGCGCTGCTCGATCCCGCGAACATTGCGCTCGTGCGGCAGCTGCTCTGGGACAACGTCACCGTCATCGGTTTCACCGATGTGGTCGATCCGGTGATGAACGAGCGGCTGCGCGACGTGGGCTACGCCGAAACGTGGGCCAAGCCCATCGTCATCGACGAGGTCGTGGACAGCATCCGCCGGCGCCTCGATCGGCAGCGCCTCGCGCGCATCACCGGGCTTGTGGGTGAAAGCGCGCCGGTGCAGGAAGTGCTGGTCAAGGTCGAGCAGATCGCCCCCGTCACGAGTACGGTGCTCATCGAAGGTGAGAGTGGCACCGGCAAGGAATTGGTGGCGCGCGCCATTCACCGCCTGAGTCCGCGCCGCGGCAAGCCGTTCATTGCCGTGAACGTGGGCGCGCTGCCGGAGACGCTGCTCGAGAGTGAGCTCTTCGGGCATGAGAAGGGCTCGTTCACCGGCGCCGCCGAGCGGCGGCTGGGGCGCTTCGAGCTGGCGGATACCGGGACGCTCTTTCTCGATGAGATCGGCGAGATCCCGTCGTCCACGCAGGTGAAGCTGCTGCGCGTTCTCGAGGAGCGTGAGGTGACGCGCGTCGGTGGGACGGGCTCCATTCCGGTGGATGTGCGCGTCGTGGCCGCGACCAACCGTCCGCTGCGCGAGCATGTCGAGGAGGGATCGTTCCGTGCCGATCTCTTCTATCGCCTGAATGTGCTGAGCGTGTATCTGCCGCCGCTGCGCGAGCGGCGCGACGACATTCCGTTGCTCGTGCGTCGCTTCGTGAGCGAGTTCAGCGCGATGCACGATCGCGAGTTCCAGGGGATCTCGGCGGAGGCGCTTGGCTTGCTGGTCGAGTACCACTGGCCCGGCAACGTGCGCGAGCTGCGCAATCTCATCGAGAGCATGGTGGTGCTCGCGCATGGGCGCGAGATCGTGGCCGATGACATTCCGCGCGCGATTCGCGATGGCGGCGGGCGTCGATTGCTCCCGGTGCATGTAGGCCCGGTCGTGCGCGAAGGGGAACGTGCGCAGGGGCGCGAGCTCGAGTTCATCGTGCGCTCGCTGGTCGAGCTCAAGCTGCAGGTCGAGGAGCTGCGGCGGCGCATGGACGTGGAGACGCGTGCCGGCGCGCCGCTCTGGGCGGAAGCGGGGGCGATGGGACGAGCCGTGAGCGGAAATGCGACGGGGCTCACAGAAGTCCTACCACCGGTCCCGTATGGTGTGGTGCGTGGTATCGAGCCACGTGACCAGACGCCGCCGCCGACGGTGATCACCCTGGGGCCCGGGATGACGATGGCTGAGATCGAGCGGGTGGCGATCCAGACGGCGTTGCGGAACACGGGTGGCAACCGTCGAAAGGCGGCGGAATTGCTCGGGATCGGGGAGCGGACCCTGTACCGGAAGCTTCGGGAGTACGAGGGGGAGACCGGCGATCTCGGTGAGGGCCCCCTCGACGAAGCTTGA
- the bcp gene encoding thioredoxin-dependent thiol peroxidase: MPIAEGTKAPDFTLPTDTGEELTLSSLKGQWVVLYAYPKDDTSGCTTEACEFRDLFPKFKKGKAVILGISPDPVKSHAKFKAKYELPFTLLADTEKTVLQAYEVWKEKSMYGRKYMGVERTTFVIDPKGKIAKVFEKVKPAGHAEEVMAVIG, translated from the coding sequence ATGCCCATCGCTGAAGGCACCAAGGCCCCCGATTTCACCCTCCCCACCGACACCGGTGAGGAACTCACGCTCTCGTCGCTCAAGGGGCAGTGGGTCGTGCTGTACGCCTATCCCAAGGACGACACCTCCGGCTGCACCACCGAAGCCTGCGAGTTCCGTGACCTCTTCCCCAAGTTCAAGAAGGGGAAGGCGGTCATCCTCGGCATCAGCCCGGACCCGGTGAAGTCGCACGCCAAGTTCAAGGCCAAGTACGAGCTCCCCTTCACGCTCCTCGCCGACACGGAAAAGACCGTGCTCCAGGCCTACGAAGTGTGGAAGGAGAAGTCGATGTACGGCCGGAAGTACATGGGCGTCGAACGCACCACCTTCGTGATCGACCCCAAGGGCAAGATCGCCAAGGTCTTCGAGAAGGTGAAACCGGCCGGCCACGCCGAAGAGGTCATGGCCGTCATCGGCTGA
- the gcvT gene encoding glycine cleavage system aminomethyltransferase GcvT produces MTDSTAALKRTPLYDIHVALGAKIVPFAGYEMPVQYPSGITAEHKAVRESCGMFDVSHMGEVIVKGPDAIRFVNSVTSNDVAALGIGQVQYSTLLRADGTIVDDLLVYRFADHLMLVINASNRDKDLAHLEAHRAGFDCTMTDISDATALLAIQGPKAPAIVAALADVPLDGIKYYWFTEGHVAGVPCIISRTGYTGELGFELYFDESKAAHIWNAVMASGAVTPAGLGCRDSLRLEAGMCLYGHELDDQVTPVEAGLNWLLKLGKAEPFLGKDVLAKQAAEGTARKLVGFTFDERAIPRHGYPVHVDGVPFGEVRSGTMSPTLGIPIGTCFLPAAAAVEGATFAVEIRGKAVPARVVKLPFYKRPGKA; encoded by the coding sequence ATGACTGACTCGACTGCCGCGCTCAAGCGCACGCCGCTCTACGACATCCACGTCGCCCTGGGTGCCAAGATCGTTCCCTTCGCCGGCTACGAGATGCCGGTGCAGTACCCGAGCGGGATCACCGCCGAGCACAAGGCCGTGCGCGAGAGCTGCGGCATGTTCGACGTGTCGCACATGGGTGAGGTCATCGTGAAGGGCCCCGATGCCATTCGCTTCGTCAACTCGGTCACGAGCAATGACGTCGCCGCGCTCGGCATCGGGCAGGTGCAGTACTCCACGCTGCTCCGCGCCGACGGCACCATCGTCGATGACCTGCTCGTGTATCGCTTCGCCGATCACCTCATGCTGGTGATCAACGCGAGCAATCGCGACAAGGACCTCGCGCACCTCGAGGCGCATCGTGCCGGTTTCGACTGCACGATGACGGATATCTCCGACGCCACGGCGCTGCTGGCGATCCAGGGCCCGAAGGCGCCGGCGATCGTCGCCGCGCTCGCCGATGTGCCGCTCGATGGCATCAAGTACTACTGGTTCACCGAGGGTCATGTCGCCGGGGTGCCGTGCATCATCTCGCGCACGGGCTACACCGGTGAACTCGGCTTCGAGCTCTATTTCGATGAGAGCAAGGCGGCGCACATCTGGAACGCCGTGATGGCGAGTGGCGCAGTGACGCCGGCGGGGCTTGGGTGCCGCGACTCCCTGCGTCTCGAGGCGGGGATGTGCCTCTACGGCCATGAACTCGATGACCAGGTGACGCCCGTCGAGGCGGGCCTCAACTGGCTCCTCAAGCTCGGCAAGGCCGAACCGTTCCTGGGCAAGGACGTGCTCGCGAAGCAGGCCGCGGAAGGCACGGCGCGCAAGCTCGTGGGTTTCACCTTCGACGAACGCGCCATTCCGCGGCACGGCTATCCCGTGCATGTGGACGGCGTGCCGTTTGGCGAAGTGCGCAGCGGCACCATGAGCCCCACGCTCGGTATCCCGATCGGCACGTGCTTCCTGCCGGCCGCCGCGGCGGTGGAAGGCGCGACCTTCGCGGTGGAGATTCGCGGCAAGGCGGTCCCCGCGCGCGTGGTCAAGCTGCCGTTCTACAAGCGCCCGGGGAAGGCGTGA